The Geotalea uraniireducens Rf4 genome window below encodes:
- a CDS encoding efflux RND transporter periplasmic adaptor subunit has translation MKNLILILAAICLLAGANGCTKKEGAAATKGQTVAKPPVAVETGISAAADLVEGVEVTGSLEPKFSADVKTQIPGLVKQVYVTEWVRVRKGQPLARIDVAETEALVKRAEAGIESARAGLAQAQVAATRADRELARAMKLKEAGLATAQGVDDARSEAAAAAARSEAAKAQIRVAEEELRQSKARLAKGFVTSPLDGVVALRDVNVGDLASDAAAGKPIFRIVDNRLLNLTVTVPSAESARVKVGQQLEFSVDSFPGKTFIGKVMYVNPELTAADRSLKVIAEVRNVPETLKGGLFAKGRIVTGKRTGVLQLPRQALAGVDLTAKKASLFVVEGEAARLRQVGIGTVAGDLVEIVSGVKAGEKYVARGGFVLKDGDRVAAVAPAK, from the coding sequence ATGAAAAATCTGATACTGATACTTGCAGCAATCTGCCTGCTGGCAGGTGCGAACGGCTGCACGAAAAAGGAAGGAGCGGCCGCGACCAAAGGACAGACCGTCGCCAAGCCACCGGTAGCCGTGGAAACAGGCATCTCCGCCGCTGCCGACCTCGTGGAAGGGGTGGAAGTGACGGGGAGTTTGGAGCCGAAATTCTCTGCCGATGTGAAGACCCAGATCCCCGGGCTCGTCAAGCAGGTCTACGTCACCGAATGGGTGCGGGTGCGGAAGGGGCAGCCACTGGCGCGGATCGACGTGGCGGAAACCGAGGCTCTGGTGAAGCGGGCCGAGGCGGGAATCGAATCGGCCCGGGCAGGGCTCGCACAGGCACAGGTGGCGGCAACTCGTGCCGACCGGGAACTGGCCCGGGCCATGAAGCTCAAGGAGGCGGGACTTGCCACTGCCCAGGGGGTCGATGATGCCAGGAGCGAGGCGGCCGCCGCCGCTGCGCGGAGCGAGGCGGCCAAGGCGCAAATCAGGGTTGCCGAGGAGGAACTACGCCAGTCGAAGGCGCGCCTGGCCAAAGGTTTTGTCACCTCCCCCCTCGACGGAGTAGTGGCCCTGCGCGATGTCAATGTCGGCGACCTGGCGAGCGACGCCGCGGCGGGCAAGCCGATCTTCCGCATCGTCGACAATCGCCTCCTGAACCTGACCGTCACCGTTCCTTCCGCCGAGTCGGCACGGGTGAAGGTCGGTCAGCAGCTCGAGTTCAGCGTCGACAGTTTTCCCGGCAAGACATTCATCGGCAAGGTCATGTACGTCAATCCGGAGCTGACAGCGGCCGACCGGTCCCTCAAGGTGATCGCAGAGGTGCGAAACGTTCCGGAAACCCTCAAGGGGGGCCTGTTCGCCAAGGGGAGAATCGTCACCGGCAAACGGACCGGCGTTCTCCAGCTCCCCCGGCAGGCACTCGCCGGCGTCGACCTGACGGCAAAGAAGGCGTCTCTGTTCGTCGTCGAGGGAGAGGCAGCCCGCCTGCGTCAGGTGGGGATCGGCACAGTCGCCGGCGATCTCGTGGAAATCGTGTCGGGGGTGAAGGCCGGGGAGAAGTACGTCGCCCGCGGCGGCTTCGTCCTCAAGGATGGCGACCGGGTGGCGGCAGTTGCCCCGGCGAAGTAA
- a CDS encoding TetR/AcrR family transcriptional regulator has protein sequence MTREEKPEKNEGGVRERLLTAALELFNSKGYAAASVREIVAASGVTKPVLYYYFGNKEGLYLELMNGSFAEFESSLSQITTLQGCVTERINHFCAMMLDLIMENIEVVRLIYAIYYGPPQGAPHINFDAYFTRMLDTIHDLVREGIGSGELRPNDSTDVAWTVISILNTAMEEQLCHTPARLDGEQMVRMLRLVMEGLATKSSGAVLGASRL, from the coding sequence ATGACACGAGAAGAAAAACCTGAAAAAAATGAGGGCGGGGTACGGGAAAGGCTTTTGACTGCCGCACTCGAACTTTTCAACAGCAAGGGTTACGCCGCTGCATCGGTGCGCGAGATCGTCGCGGCGTCCGGCGTCACCAAGCCGGTGCTCTATTACTACTTCGGCAACAAGGAAGGGCTTTACCTGGAACTGATGAACGGTTCCTTTGCCGAATTCGAATCTTCCTTAAGCCAAATCACGACACTCCAGGGGTGCGTGACGGAACGGATCAACCATTTCTGTGCCATGATGCTTGACCTGATCATGGAAAACATTGAAGTCGTACGCCTGATCTATGCCATCTATTATGGCCCCCCCCAAGGGGCTCCCCATATAAACTTCGATGCCTATTTCACCAGGATGCTGGATACCATCCACGACCTGGTCCGGGAAGGGATCGGGAGCGGCGAACTGCGACCGAACGACAGTACGGACGTGGCCTGGACCGTCATTTCCATCCTCAACACCGCCATGGAAGAACAACTCTGCCACACACCCGCCCGTCTTGACGGGGAGCAGATGGTGCGCATGCTCCGTCTGGTAATGGAAGGTCTGGCAACAAAATCGTCTGGCGCCGTACTCGGCGCGAGTCGTCTATGA